ATTAGAATACTTTTAGGATACTATATATTAACATATCATATAGGTATATCtcattaattttatgtttatttagtttgatatgtagttaattttgttaatataattatattatattcttgATTTATAAAGAGGGTGGAAAAAGGTTAAGTGGAGCCTACAGTTTAGCCTGTGTTTAGCTTGGTTTAATCTGTTGCAAGTTCAGATTCttgtaaaaaattttgatatgttaATAGGCTAGACCCAAATTTACTAATTAGTCTTATTGGCCTATGAAACTTACCTGAAAATGTtaacatataattaaatatataaataaatttttaattattaacaaaattatgagatattttaaatttattatattttaaatattaaaaattttaaaaattttataaatattaaatatgacaTATTANTCAGGCCTTTTAACAGGCTTCAGATCAAGCCAGGCTGAATAACAGGTCAAGGCTTAGTACTTTTAAAAAAGCTTATAGCAGGCTGCAAGTGTAAAACTcgcaaaattaataaataattagtcaataatttaattattatttaaaaaattaaaaaaattaaatttaatagtttagaatagaagaaataattaaaatacgaattttgacagtaattttaaagattttgaccCAAAATTAGACCAACAAATCAAACCGGTGAAACCGAACCCAAGACCCAATCCATTTCAACCTCCTTTATtaagcttcatctcttcttcccGTTTTTCATATGTGAAACACGtaggaaaaaaatgaaactcTTGCTCTAAACATTCAATTCCACGTAACTTTTAATTTggagctccgattgatgagTCGTTAGCGACTACGTGTTCGTCTCGAAATTCTCTTCAATTATATTCGAACAAAGTGGTAAAAAATTTGCATTTCTCATCCAGTTCTTCTCCTCCTCAATTTCGTGGGTTTTGAGCTTGGATATTGAGAAATTGAAttattttgatggtttaggtgAACTCTAGCAGCGGATAATCAGTAAATTTTGTCCAATTGATCCCTAGGTAAGGTAAGAAATTATTGAACCATTGAGAATCATTAAATTAGTGAATCTTATTATGATTATAGTGATATTGTGTGAATTAGATTGTGTTCTTGTTGATTTGGAGTTCAATTGGGCAGTTTGGAACGAAATTCGGGTGATTAAGTTTCAGGAATTAACGTTTGGAAGCTTAGAGCTTGTGAAATGAGAGATTTTTAAGGAATTCTAAGCTTAGggaggaatcggccaaggtatagttttggtttcttgtagttaatgtttaatgtcacgtgaaaatttaggctagaagtccttaagataggaatgaaTTGAATGAATTATTGATGGATTGTGTATATGGTATATGATGTGTGTATAAAGGGTGAATAATTTGTATGAGTTGGATTATAATTCTGATGACCTCGGCAAGTCTTAGTCCACCTAGGCAAGACTAATGGCCTTGACAACTTATCTATATCTTCATGCACCAAGACGTAAATTATATGTTTACAAGGTATGCCAAATGATTCCATTTTCATACATGAACAATTGAACTCCATCTCAATGTCACAAAATAAAACACGCCGTATCTCATTTGGTAATCGGTCCAAACCGATTGAATAAATCACCTAAGAGCCAGTTTGCCTCATATTTATTACCTTCATTGATGCAGCTCGTACAAGGATTGGTtggaatatataaaatattaataggGTGTAaacattggcagcattcctctCTAACTGTTCAAAATATGTTTGCATACTGGATTTTTCATTCACACATGTGAGGTTAGCCTGGACCTCTTTCCACCGAATATGGTCAACATATCGATTAAAGTGTTGAATGAATTCAACCAGATTGTACCTTGAATTGACATACTTCGCAATGATCGAGTTTAATCCCTCACACCGAGAGATAGCCCGAAATCCAGCAAAACACTTCCCTCTTATATGTGCAGTTGCATGCCCATGAATGCCTCTTCTTATACATATTTAGGATCCAATTCTTATTTTCGACACTAAATCCGTCAACCATTTCAAACCACTTTTGACGAAATACATCAATTTCATAGTTGCCTAGCATAAACTTTTTAAACATGGAAGTGAACTAGGACTTGCCAATATTACTTGTTGCATTGCGAATTAGATGCTATGCATATAATCTATAATGTGCATTAGGAAAATCTTTCTCAATAGTGAACTTCATTGTTGGATCACCATCCGTGATAAGCGAAACAGGTGCTTTCCCATTTATTGCCACCTTCAATTGTTATAAGAATCACCTATATGTGTCTTTTTTCTCATGGCAAATTAAAGCAATAGCAAAAACAATTATTTGGTTGTGATGATTGACACCAAAAAATACCACCAATTGacacatatatttatttctcttataggTAGCATCAAAAGCCAATACATTGTCAAATAATGAGTAATCTGCCTTGCTGAGACCATCACACCAGAATAAATTACGCAAAGTACTATCGGCATCCATAtgatgattaaaatatataaaatggtCATTTGTTGTTTGATCTTTTAGATACTTCAAAGCTGCATATGCATCATCCGGTAACTGGCGCCTTTGCTTTGCTATTTTATTATACATGTCCTTTTGCGTGAAAGAGAAATACTCATAGTCACCTGCCTGATTTGCTAATGCCCGATATATCTATCCAACACTAATTCTACCCTTTTTCATTTAATCATGTGACCAATATCAGTATCGGACATGAGTCTACGCCCACGAAGCAATCCAATCAACCGAGGATCCAGAAGCGGATGATTGTGttcattagaaaaataagaaataaaccaACAGCCACTAGGTGCATCTAAACAAATCTCCATCATTGCACTACAGCCACACCTTGTCTCTGGCATGGATTTCTTCTTAACGTTTTCAATGTCATAATTATTTTGTGGTCTAAATCCTTCATAATAACatacaaaatttttcaacttaAGTACGCTCATACGACTCTTCCTAGTCCTGCCGCTTTTTCGAGCACTAAAACCTCTTGTCCTTGCATATCTATTATAGAACTCAAATACAGTTTCGACATCAGAAAAGTAAAAGTGGCATACGTCTTCATCTCTGATGTTCCAAAATTCAATCATCTCAATGTCTTCGAATGAATCAATGTTATACCTTTCATCGAAGCCGTGATCGATAAACATTGATTCCACATTTGTGTCGTCTTCATTCATATACTCCCCGTCAACTTCTTCTGATTTTTCTTCATCCTACCCATATTGGTTATATGATATATGCTAATTATTAATCTCTTCATGAAAAAATTCCTGACCATTACTTCCTAAATACTAATACAGAATTCAAAATGAAATCTAAGTGTGTATATAAACTACCAAAAATgataaaagtaaatatttttaaaatataaaccaAATTTCTTATATATCATGCACACATTTATGCTTGAACCATTCAtgcaaattaaagaaaaaaataactactccaacactttttttttctttcataaatagtttaagttttttaataattttttaagagaaatttttttttaaatcatattctGATTAGCTCTTAAAATCTAATTCATATAGAAAAGTTTGAGtggaatatatataattaaataacttaCACATAAAGTAGTGAGAAGTGTGATAAATACTAATTTAGCTACATCTATGTGTGAAAAATAAAGTTGAacatattaaaaagatatttactACTAAGATTAATCATATCATAGCCAaagataaaagagaaataaCTCTTAGCAGaacaaaattacaaaagaataaatatatCTCCTTTTATTCTATGAACAAGAACaggttttgaaaattgataGGAGGTAAAAATGAATAAGTGGCAGTGAATTTTTTAGGATAAAAATGATTATAATTTGTGGTTATATGCTTTGTCCTAGTGGTACCAACTACCAACATATCTGTATTTGACTATTTTATAATCTCTGTTAATCCAAACTATACATGTTTTTACAATTTgcttaagataaaaaaattacagttttatttttataagtttAATGTATTTGGAATCCTCAACAAGAGTGTTGGTATAGTaacaaagataaattaaaatataataatatactttAAAATCCTCAACAATAGTAGGAATTAGCCGTAGAAAATTCTATTTGAAAATGATTAATTTCCCTAATACTCTTACTAATAATTCTCCTAACTAATAGATTTAGAAAatcttgaatatttttttttaatatttacaagGCATTGAACacctttattttttcatttaatatttttttatctaatattaGAAGGACTATTAAGAATACATGTTAGAAAGATGTATATATCATTACTAagtgttttttatatttacgtGCTCTCATACAAGAATGTAGGACAAGACAAAAATGTGTTATAGcgataaattaacaaaaaaatctatTATTCATAAGATTAAGAGTGCAATTTAGCTTTGACCTGTTGATTTTATgtttattctatttttgcttttataaaaaaattgttagtcattttttgtttaattgatttacatatattttattctaaaagcTTCCTCTTATTGAATttatcaaaaaagaaaatggaaagttTTGGAATGAGCATAAATTTGGCTGTGTACTATTATATGTAAGTGGTAACTATCTACCTTTAATTTTGCTACtaattaaaattctttattCCTTTAATTAATTAGGNNNNNNNNNNNNNNNNNNNNNNNNNNNNNNNNNNNNNNNTGttagaatttggttgaattagtcccacattacttaggatagcaaatggagtgggtggcctaggctataaatatgaggctaagttctccatttgtttttgcACCAGTCAAAAATActttaagcttgtatctgatttttcttttcctctgtactctttgattagagagtgttgtgaggtgtagttagatatttgctttgagagagtgtgggtgtactggggtgccggtgagagaaagaagtctatgtgttgtaacaattttcacatagtgatattctctgattgtcatttgacaacggccgtggttttttctccggtaattggagtttctacgttaaattcttgtgttgtgattgtgtctattttatttctctgtcaaaggtGTTTTCTCAAGGGGAAATGGTGTATTATtgccaacaagtggtatcagagcttcggttcggtgggatttattcttagtatgctctgtggttgcagcctagtctgaccttccacatcagaaaagaattttgtcctgtggcttgaggttgatctttggttgctgttgttgttgttgctggaaggCAGTGTGACTCTGTGAGAGTGCAGTTTGGAAAAGGTTCTGGCTAAGGAAAGACCTGGTATTTAAGCGTGTCCATTGTGACCCACCTCTCTTTCCTGGGGACCCTTCCTAGTGCACGGTCTACAGTTGAGTTATACTATTCCAGTATACGGTTGCAACAATGTCAGGGTATTCAAGTGCTGTGAAGcttgaaatagagaaatttgatggaATAATCAATTTTGGCTTGTGGCAAGTACAAGTCAAGGATGTGTTGATACAATCAGGTTTGCACAAGGCGTTGAAGACAAGAAGTATCCTCATGGTATTACCGCACTGCCATGGATAAGGATAAGTTGTGGCAATTGGGTCCACAATTGCACACGGGCATTGGTTGGCGTTGAGATGCAAGGTGTGTGGCGGAGTTAGATCGATGGCTGAAGAACTTCCAGGAAAAGCCAATTTGGAAGTTGCACCATGAATTTTCAGCAAGGTTTCGATCTGTACCAAGGCGAAATGCTTGGAGTGGTCTAATTCCAAGTGAGTATACTTTCATGGTGGAGTATGATAGTTCTCTGAACTATGATTGTCGGTATAGACAATGGCAGCAAAGAATTGTCGGTGTTGACAATGGAAGCTGAAGATGTGTGACTATTTCAATCAAGGTGGAgattgttaggatttggttgaattagtcccacattgcttaggatagcaaatggagtgggtggcctaggctataaatatgaggctaagttctctatttgtttttgcaccagtcagaaacactttaagcttgtatctgatttttcttttcctctgtactctttgattagagagtgttgtgaggtgtagttagatatttgctttgagagagtgtgggtgtactggggtgccggtgagagaaagaagtctatgtgttgtaacaattttcacatagtgatattctctggttgtcatttgacaacgccgtggttttttctccggtaattggagtttcgacgttaaattcttgtgttgtgattgtgtctattttatttctctgtcaaaggtgttttctcaagggggaatggtgtattattcccaacataataaatataattataaaccaaattttcattcaaaatataagtataaatattctctccaaagcaaaataaatataatccaaaacataattataaatattgtctccaaaataacataaacataattcaaaacactcaatttttatcttcacactcttgtaagttaggttCAGGGAAGTTAGGTTTTGGCAAAAACTTGCAAAAATACCCCCTCACTAATAAAAACCTTAGCCCGACGGGaaagcccgccccgccccgccaaagcccACCAAAAATCGCagtttaagcggtgcgggttaggcgggcttttgctatttggcggtCCCGATTTTCCAGTCCAGcccgccttttttggcgggttacgcgGCCCGACCCGACAGgtttaggcccgtttgccaTCCCTATAATTGATTGTATCACACGgtagcaagaagaaaaagaaagatcaaCGAACAGCTTGGACCTGATAAAAGTGAAAGAGAGCTTCGTCAATTTAGTatgaaaagttttttttatcaattcttttttattgatttgtttTTTAACAAATTGATTCTAATTAACAATAACCTAgcaactaaattaaaatacttcTGAAGTTTAAACTaacaaatttcataaaatacaTCATGAgataaaatcaattaaatttttttctcagtcattcttattttattttattttatttcatccaACAAATCCGTATAATTGAAAACATCATTGACTTTCTAATGATAtaatctctaaaatttattcctaatctaaTGAGTTTTCTCgtataaaatattatgtattatattttaatttttcacaaTCATTATCCTAAAAAATAGGAACCTTAttcaattagaaattaaaatagttaCTACCAAAAAAATCACAACAATCAAATTCAATCATTCAAGCATAATCAAGGACTTCTAATTCATTTTAAAACCTTTTACTGATTTATTATGAAAttcttttgaaattaaaacaacatTTAATATTCTGATAAACAAAGAACAtttaaattcatataaaatttttatagaaaaaaataaagtacaataaaaataaaaataaaaataaaatagaacttTAAAGGAGTAGGTCGCAAAGGCAGAGGTGGAAGGTGAAAGATGGAGATCAGAGTTGCTGGTGACGAAGAAGAACAGAGAGGTGACAGAAAATAATGAAGTGGTAGACCCAAATGCAATGGCGGCGGTGGCAGAATGTTGCAGCGTCGAAGATCAGAGAACAAGTACGGTGCAGGGGAGAACGAGCAACCGCACACATGGAGATGATCAGAGAATGACCATAACATAGGGAGAGAATTAGAGAACAACCACAACATAGGAAAAAGAACAAAGAACGAGCGACGTTGATGGGAAGtaaaaaaagtaacaaaaacTCTAATAAAACTCTAGACTCTTCTCCTTAAAacttagattaaaaaaaataagaagaatgtgtaaaacaaaaaaaaaactagaaagaCAAATATTCAATTAtcaattcttttaaaaataaaaaaataaatttattttataaatattttagtaatAGTTAATCATATTCCCACATAAAAGTAGAAATAAGAAAATCGTGACCCAAAAATATAATagcttcttgttttattttaatgaacattttcttttttttttttcctttgcttTCACTtctccatctttttcttttttttttctttttatttgcgTTTTTCTTGTTGTTGGATGAACTAATTAAAGTAAGTGATTACAATAATTATCTACTTTGATAaatcctctttcttttttttttcttttaggattCGGCtaatatgtttttaaaatacaaattaaagttactaattaaaaaaagttttttaaaaatatataaaaatgtaagtttttaatacatttattgaattaaaaaaatttaaaactttcatTAATAACAACATTAACATGCATGTACTCTGAGGTAACTAAATCCTTTCTTTGACTAGATGTATTGTTAGCCCGTGTTTGCTGATCTTCTACCATCAAACAATTATTTAGATTATAACTATTtggtttaaataaatttttaattcctataaaatacttgttttgtggttttggtctacttataaaatttttcttttggttgtgGTCCATTAAAATCTAAAAAGTTTTGCTTTTAGTCCCCCTTTTTTGTTTGCTCcatcaaattaaatattgacGTATGAGAGATTAAATTGTGACGCAGACAAGATAAAATGTAAGTGAATTATTATCTcagtttttgtttatttttcaaaataataatacgattttttaagataaaaacgattaattttggtctttattctttatttctttcacaTAATGCAGTTTTTATGAGCATTTTTTCATTAATTCTGAACGAAAAACGTTAATATGTTAGATTAAAAATAGACAGAAACCTAATtatctctaaatttaaattgattagaggtttatttgttcttattctttaaataatatttttttcaaattatttttttattcataatattaatatttttttgaataaattattgaatatatGGTGTAATAAgtacaaattaattaataaattattcaaatttaaaaatatcatttattatgaaactaaataaaataattctcaaatataatttttaaatatataaataataaacattaaaatatagttaatacattaataataatccTACGATATACTATTAGTATTATCATTATTTGATATATAGTAAAATTTTTCTaactaataacaaatttaattttttatctctttaaattaaattaataattatatttgatatctttgtACTAAAATACACTATGTGAGTAGAATACTATTAATCAGGTTATAGATCGATGAAGAtttatcaatataaaaataatgtgaattaattaaaattttatgtgtattaaaatttaagtaaatttacatatattttactcaaaatcaattaaaattttacgtatattttgaataaaatatatgtaaatttaattaaattttaatatacttaaaattttaattaatctatGTTActcttatattaataaatttttattgatctATAACCTTATGACAATatgtattattaataaattaataatattattaatatcttaaatttcaatatattattgaatatatggtataataaatacaaactaattaataaattattcaaatttaaagaaTTAGTAACCTACTCATAGTGTATTTTAGTGTCAAGATATCaaatagaattattaatttaatttaaagagataaaaaaattaaatttgttattactcaaaatttttttactatatattaaataatgtgtTCATTAATTTtcactttattttaaaaattatatagatcataatactaaaaatatatcataggattattattattaatgtattaatcgtattttaatatttatatatttaaaattatatttgagaattatttatttaatttagtaacaaatgatatttttaaatttgaatagtttattagttaatttgtacttattataccatatatttaataatttattaaaaaatattaatataataaataaaaaaataatttaaaaaagatattatttaaagaataaaaacaaataaacctCTAACCAATTTGAATTTAGAA
The Arachis duranensis cultivar V14167 chromosome 5, aradu.V14167.gnm2.J7QH, whole genome shotgun sequence genome window above contains:
- the LOC107488831 gene encoding putative protein FAR1-RELATED SEQUENCE 10, with product MNEDDTNVESMFIDHGFDERYNIDSFEDIEMIEFWNIRDEDVCHFYFSDVETVFEFYNRYARTRGFSARKSGRTRKSRMSVLKLKNFVCYYEGFRPQNNYDIENVKKKSMPETRCGCSAMMEICLDAPSGCWFISYFSNEHNHPLLDPRLIGLLRGRRLMSDTDIGHMIK